The proteins below come from a single Malus sylvestris chromosome 3, drMalSylv7.2, whole genome shotgun sequence genomic window:
- the LOC126616205 gene encoding E3 ubiquitin-protein ligase SINAT2-like has product MSPGGRFFEDVAESHVAFADSDVATSTADLRASPFRKAAPGLFGNPGMPPNSNVHDLLECPVCMNLMCPPIHQCPNGHTLCSSCKVRVHNCCPTCRNELGNIRCLALEKVAESLDLPCRHQIYGCQDIFPYYSKLKHEKTCKYRPYSCPYAGAECSVTGDIQFLMMHLKNDHKVDMHDGSTFNHRYVKSNPQEVENATWMLTIFNCFGRQFCLHFEAFHIGTAPVYMAFLRFMGDDDEAKQFTYSLEVSGSGRKLTWQGIPRSIRDSHRKVRDSQDGLIIQRNLALFFSGGNRQELKLKVAGRIWKEH; this is encoded by the exons ATGTCTCCTGGAGGTCGCTTCTTTGAGGATGTGGCCGAGTCTCATGTGGCATTTGCAGATTCTGATGTTGCAACTTCCACTGCTGATCTAAGGGCTTCTCCATTCAGAAAAGCGGCCCCTGGTTTGTTTGGAAATCCTGGAATGCCACCAAATAGTAATGTGCACGACCTACTCGAGTGTCCTGTTTGCATGAATTTAATGTGTCCTCCAATTCATCAG TGTCCAAATGGCCATACTCTCTGCTCGAGCTGTAAGGTTAGAGTGCACAACTGTTGCCCCACTTGCCGGAATGAACTTGGAAATATAAGGTGCTTGGCACTGGAGAAAGTAGCAGAGTCGCTGGATCTTCCTTGTAGACACCAAATTTATGGTTGCCAAGATATATTCCCATACTACAGCAAGCTGAAGCACGAGAAAACCTGTAAATATCGCCCGTACAGCTGCCCTTATGCTGGAGCTGAATGTTCTGTCACTGGAGATATCCAATTCCTTATGATGCATCTTAAAAATGATCACAAGGTCGACATGCATGACGGGAGTACTTTCAACCATAGATATGTCAAATCCAATCCCCAAGAAGTTGAAAATGCTACATGGATGTTGACA ATTTTCAACTGTTTTGGCCGTCAGTTTTGCTTGCATTTTGAGGCTTTCCACATTGGAACTGCACCTGTTTACATGGCCTTCCTAAGGTTTATGGGTGACGATGATGAGGCGAAGCAATTCACTTATAGTCTTGAAGTTAGTGGCAGTGGCAGAAAGCTTACATGGCAAGGAATTCCCCGGAGTATCCGAGATAGCCACCGAAAGGTCCGTGACAGTCAAGACGGATTAATCATTCAGAGAAACCTAGCACTCTTCTTCTCGGGTGGCAATAGGCAGGAGTTGAAGCTGAAAGTCGCCGGACGTATATGGAAAGAACACTGA
- the LOC126616195 gene encoding GTP-binding protein BRASSINAZOLE INSENSITIVE PALE GREEN 2, chloroplastic-like: MLLIARTHSLSKLKPLLSLSLLAQSFPSQTPLSNFTSILKPHFPSPTNSQPLPFSAIFFNPFSSSQSLPLDREGNYDETTTAARHVCRGCGVHMQDSDPKHPGFFLKPSKKDPRAYRLGTHLEHVGQVPEFNDSLKRGLIIDPENLSAEVDLVGVKGEKPVVCARCHSLRHYGKVKDPTVENLLPDFDFDHTVGRKLALTSGTRSVVLMVVDAADFDGSFPKKVAKLVSDTIEEHSTAWKQGKSGNVPRVVLVVTKIDLLPSSLSPTRLEHWVRTRAREGGASKITSVHLVSSVRDWGLKNLVDDVASLAGPRGNVWAIGAQNAGKSTLINAIGKHVGGKITHLTEAPVPGTTLGIVRVEGVLPGHTKLFDTPGLLNPHQITTRLTREEQSLVNISKELKPRTYRIKDGYSVHIAGLMRLDIEESSVDSVYVTTWASPYLPLHMGKTENACTMVEEHFGRQLQPPIGENRVKELGQWVRKEFRISGNSWDSSSVDIAAAGLGWFAVGLKGEAVVSVWTYDGIDVVLRNALLPHRSYTFEVAGFTVSKIVSKADQASNKPQHKSEKKRKQSNQKESVAC; the protein is encoded by the exons atgcTACTGATAGCTcgaactcactctctctctaagctcaaacccctcctttctctctctctcctcgccCAATCCTTCCCATCCCAAACCCCACTTTCAAATTTCACTTCAATCCTAAAACCCCATTTCCCAAGCCCCACAAATTCTCAACCTTTACCATTCTCCGCCATTTTCTTCAACCCATTTTCTTCGTCTCAATCTTTGCCCTTGGACCGCGAAGGAAATTACGATGAAACCACCACCGCAGCTCGCCATGTCTGCCGTGGGTGTGGGGTTCATATGCAGGATTCCGACCCCAAACACCCGGGATTCTTCCTCAAGCCCTCGAAAAAGGATCCGAGGGCGTATCGATTGGGGACCCATCTCGAGCACGTTGGGCAAGTGCCGGAATTCAACGATTCCCTCAAAAGGGGTCTAATAATCGACCCCGAAAACTTGAGTGCCGAGGTCGATTTGGTGGGAGTCAAGGGCGAAAAGCCGGTGGTCTGCGCACGGTGTCACTCTCTGAGGCATTACGGGAAGGTGAAGGATCCGACGGTGGAGAACTTGCTACCGGATTTCGATTTTGATCATACCGTTGGGAGGAAGTTGGCTTTGACGTCTGGGACCCGATCGGTTGTGCTAATGGTGGTGGATGCTGCAGACTTTGATGGGTCATTTCCGAAAAAGGTTGCCAAGTTGGTTTCGGATACAATCGAGGAGCATTCCACAGCTTGGAAACAGGGGAAGTCAGGGAATGTGCCGAGAGTGGTGCTTGTAGTGACAAAGATTGATCTTTTGCCAAGTTCGTTGTCACCCACGAGGTTAGAGCATTGGGTTAGGACTAGAGCAAGGGAGGGCGGAGCAAGTAAGATAACGAGTGTACATTTGGTGAGTTCTGTAAGGGATTGGGGGTTGAAGAATCTTGTTGATGATGTTGCTAGCTTGGCAGGACCAAGAGGGAACGTGTGGGCAATAGGGGCACAGAATGCCGGGAAGAGTACGCTGATAAACGCAATAGGGAAGCATGTTGGAGGGAAGATTACACATCTGACAGAAGCGCCTGTGCCCGGAACAACATTGGGAATTGTTAGAGTGGAAGGTGTTCTTCCTGGTCATACCAAGTTGTTTGATACTCCCGGGCTTTTGAATCCTCATCAGATTACAACTAGGTTGACAAGAGAGGAACAGAGTCTTGTAAACATTAGCAAGGAATTGAAGCCAAGGACATACAGAATCAAG GATGGCTATTCAGTTCATATTGCTGGGCTTATGAGGCTGGATATAGAAGAATCATCAGTAGATTCTGTTTATGTTACGACATGGGCATCTCCTTATCTTCCGCTACACATGGGAAAAACCGAAAATGCCTGCACAATGGTAGAGGAACATTTTGGTCGTCAATTACAG CCACCAATTGGAGAGAATAGAGTCAAGGAGCTTGGGCAGTGGGTGAGAAAGGAATTTCGAATCAGTGGAAACAGTTGGGATTCAAGTTCGGTGGATATTGCTGCTGCAGGTCTTGGTTGGTTTGCTGTTGGACTTAAAGGAGAGGCAGTTGTGAGTGTTTGGACGTACGATGGTATTGATGTTGTTCTTCGCAATGCATTGCTTCCTCATAGATCATACACTTTTGAAGTTGCTGGGTTTACCGTCTCTAAGATCGTTTCCAAGGCTGACCAAGCTTCAAATAAGCCACAACACAAAagtgagaagaagaggaaacaaAGCAACCAGAAGGAATCTGTTGCGTGCTGA